A DNA window from Halomonas zincidurans B6 contains the following coding sequences:
- the pheS gene encoding phenylalanine--tRNA ligase subunit alpha, which yields MDHLPTVVAEARQAIQAAESVASLDEVRVKYLGKKGEITALLKGLGKLPAEERPAAGERINQAKQALSRELEARRDDLERAALAARLAAERVDVTLPGRGQSQGGLHPVTRTLERIEGLFTRIGFDVAVGPEIEDDYHNFEALNIPAHHPARGMADTFYFDATRLLRTHTSPVQVRTMERQAPPIRIVCPGRVYRSDSDLTHTPMFHQVEGLLVDEDVSFADLKGTIEDFLHAFFERDDLSVRFRPSYFPFTEPSAEVDIQCVMCSGEGCRVCSHSGWLEVMGCGMVHPEVFRHSGIDAERYKGFAFGMGAERLAMLRYGVNDLRLFFENDLRFLRQFA from the coding sequence ATGGACCATTTACCGACCGTGGTCGCCGAGGCTCGCCAGGCCATTCAGGCCGCCGAGAGCGTCGCCTCTCTGGACGAGGTGCGGGTGAAATATCTCGGCAAGAAAGGCGAGATCACGGCGCTGCTCAAGGGGCTCGGCAAGTTGCCTGCCGAGGAGCGCCCTGCCGCGGGCGAGCGCATCAATCAGGCGAAACAGGCACTCAGTCGCGAGCTTGAGGCGCGGCGTGACGATCTCGAGCGGGCTGCACTGGCCGCGCGCCTGGCCGCCGAGCGTGTCGATGTGACCCTGCCCGGCCGAGGCCAGTCGCAGGGTGGATTGCATCCGGTGACGCGCACCCTGGAGCGCATCGAGGGGCTGTTCACGCGGATCGGCTTCGATGTCGCGGTGGGGCCCGAGATCGAGGACGACTATCACAACTTCGAGGCGCTCAACATTCCCGCGCATCATCCGGCGCGCGGCATGGCGGATACCTTTTACTTCGATGCCACGCGCCTGCTGCGCACCCATACCTCGCCGGTCCAGGTGCGGACCATGGAGCGTCAGGCGCCGCCGATCCGCATCGTCTGCCCGGGGCGCGTCTACCGCAGCGACTCGGATCTGACCCACACGCCGATGTTCCATCAGGTCGAAGGTCTGCTGGTCGACGAGGACGTCAGCTTCGCCGATCTCAAGGGCACCATCGAGGACTTCCTGCATGCCTTCTTCGAGCGCGACGATCTCTCGGTGCGCTTCCGGCCGTCCTACTTTCCGTTTACCGAGCCGTCCGCCGAAGTCGATATCCAGTGCGTGATGTGCAGCGGCGAAGGCTGTCGGGTGTGCTCGCACAGCGGTTGGCTGGAAGTGATGGGCTGCGGCATGGTGCACCCCGAGGTGTTCCGTCATTCGGGCATCGACGCCGAGCGTTACAAGGGCTTCGCCTTCGGCATGGGTGCCGAGCGCCTGGCCATGCTGCGCTACGGCGTCAATGATCTGCGGCTGTTCTTCGAGAACGACCTGCGCTTTCTGCGCCAGTTCGCCTGA
- the infC gene encoding translation initiation factor IF-3 produces the protein MPSSSGCRPSGNSDIFQGKSGDGTIKRSNPRGRPQEKRPPMNERITEDQVRLIASDGEQLGIVPTSDALERAEAEGMDLVQISNADPIVCKIMDYGKFLFEQKKQKAAQKKKTKQIQVKEVKFRPGTDEGDYQVKLKNLIRFLEGGDKGKVTLRFRGREMAHQDIGRKLMERIAADLEELAAVESFPKMEGRQMVMILAPKKK, from the coding sequence ATGCCTTCATCGAGCGGGTGCAGGCCGAGCGGTAACAGCGACATCTTCCAAGGCAAAAGTGGAGACGGAACCATCAAGAGAAGCAACCCGAGAGGGCGCCCTCAGGAAAAGCGCCCACCAATGAACGAGCGGATTACCGAAGATCAGGTCCGCCTGATCGCCAGCGACGGCGAGCAGCTGGGCATCGTACCCACCAGCGATGCACTCGAGCGCGCCGAAGCGGAAGGTATGGACCTCGTACAGATTTCCAATGCCGATCCGATCGTCTGCAAGATCATGGATTACGGCAAGTTCCTCTTCGAGCAGAAGAAGCAGAAGGCTGCTCAGAAGAAGAAGACCAAGCAGATCCAGGTCAAGGAAGTCAAATTCCGGCCTGGCACCGACGAGGGCGACTACCAGGTCAAGCTCAAGAACCTGATCCGGTTCCTCGAAGGTGGCGACAAGGGCAAGGTCACCCTGCGCTTCCGGGGTCGTGAAATGGCTCACCAGGACATCGGCCGCAAGCTGATGGAACGGATTGCCGCCGATCTCGAGGAGCTGGCCGCTGTCGAGTCCTTCCCCAAGATGGAAGGCCGTCAGATGGTCATGATCCTGGCCCCGAAGAAGAAGTGA
- a CDS encoding OmpA family protein has product MKISTTGLLVGFALVLASWTISSPAYSSSDTRQDAWYQSPFVCGLAGGLIGGGIGYASSSDADENDGAAIGGVTGATAGALLCADYGSNVVDSDGDGVPDDRDQCPNTPAGVAVNADGCPLDTDGDGVPDYKDECPGTPAGVEVNASGCPLDSDGDGVPDYMDQCPDTPAGADVNALGCEADIVLRDVNFEFDSATLTSQAEMILDDVASKLAANENVRVRLEGYTDSIGSEAYNKDLSQRRAQSVKDYLISQGISANRMRAIGYGEEQPIATNETAAGRAQNRRVELGEWTQ; this is encoded by the coding sequence ATGAAGATATCAACGACTGGTTTGCTAGTTGGGTTCGCGTTAGTGCTAGCAAGTTGGACCATCTCTAGTCCCGCCTACTCTTCCTCCGATACCCGGCAGGACGCCTGGTATCAATCGCCTTTCGTCTGCGGCCTGGCCGGCGGTCTGATCGGTGGTGGCATCGGCTACGCCTCGAGCAGCGATGCCGACGAGAACGATGGTGCAGCCATAGGCGGCGTCACCGGTGCCACCGCCGGGGCTCTGCTGTGCGCCGATTATGGCAGCAATGTCGTCGACAGCGATGGCGATGGGGTTCCGGACGATCGCGATCAGTGCCCCAATACGCCGGCCGGCGTTGCCGTCAATGCCGACGGTTGCCCGCTAGACACCGATGGTGACGGCGTACCCGATTACAAGGACGAGTGCCCGGGAACCCCGGCAGGTGTGGAAGTGAACGCCTCCGGCTGCCCGCTCGATTCCGACGGTGACGGCGTGCCCGACTACATGGATCAGTGCCCCGACACCCCGGCAGGTGCCGATGTCAACGCGCTGGGCTGTGAAGCCGATATCGTGCTGCGAGATGTCAACTTCGAGTTCGATTCGGCCACTTTGACCTCTCAGGCTGAAATGATTCTCGACGATGTCGCTAGCAAGCTTGCCGCCAACGAGAATGTCCGTGTTCGCCTCGAGGGGTATACCGATTCCATCGGTAGTGAAGCGTACAACAAGGATCTGTCTCAGCGTCGTGCCCAGTCGGTCAAGGATTACCTGATCTCGCAGGGCATTTCCGCGAACCGCATGCGGGCCATCGGTTACGGCGAAGAGCAGCCGATCGCGACCAACGAGACCGCAGCCGGCCGTGCACAGAACCGTCGTGTCGAGCTGGGTGAATGGACTCAGTGA
- the rplT gene encoding 50S ribosomal protein L20 → MTRVKRGVVARRRHKKIMKQAKGYYGARSRVFRVAKQAVIKAGQYAYRDRRQRKRQFRALWISRINAAARQNGLSYSRFIAGLKQAGIEIDRKVLADLAVHEKATFTVIVEKAKAAQ, encoded by the coding sequence ATGACTCGTGTCAAGCGTGGTGTCGTAGCGCGCCGCCGTCACAAGAAAATCATGAAGCAGGCCAAGGGTTACTACGGGGCCCGGTCTCGCGTGTTCCGTGTCGCCAAGCAGGCGGTCATCAAGGCGGGCCAGTACGCGTATCGCGACCGCCGTCAGCGCAAGCGCCAGTTCCGCGCGCTGTGGATCTCGCGGATCAACGCGGCGGCTCGTCAGAACGGCCTGTCGTACAGCCGCTTCATTGCCGGGCTCAAGCAGGCCGGTATCGAGATCGATCGTAAGGTTCTCGCCGATCTTGCCGTTCACGAAAAGGCGACCTTTACCGTCATCGTCGAGAAGGCCAAGGCTGCCCAGTAA
- the rpmI gene encoding 50S ribosomal protein L35 produces MPKIKSNRGAAKRFKKTANGFKHKQSFRSHILTKKSTKRKRQLRGMKQIHAADKALVSRMLPNL; encoded by the coding sequence ATGCCGAAGATCAAGAGTAACAGGGGCGCCGCCAAGCGCTTCAAGAAGACCGCCAACGGCTTCAAGCACAAGCAGTCGTTTCGCAGTCACATCCTGACCAAGAAGTCCACCAAGCGTAAGCGTCAGCTGCGCGGCATGAAGCAGATCCACGCTGCCGACAAGGCATTGGTCTCGCGCATGCTGCCCAACCTGTAA
- the thrS gene encoding threonine--tRNA ligase: MPIVTLPDGSQRRYDAPLSIMQVAESIGPGLAKACVAGKINGRLVDAADLVEDDAEVAIITARDPEGLEIIRHSCAHLIGHAVKQLYPDAKMAIGPVIEDGFYYDIDFGRSATPEDLEAIEQRMKQLIDKGYDVVREYVDRDQAMLTFLHRDEPYKQEIVREIPEGETIRLYHHEEYTDMCRGPHVPNTRHLKAFKLTKLAGAYWRGDAEKPMLTRIYGTAWDDRKQLKAYLKRLEEAEKRDHRKLARKLDFFHMQEEAPGMVFWHPRGWTLWQTVEQYMRNVYKEGGYQEIRCPQIMDVSLWKKSGHWDNYAENMFFTESEKREYALKPMNCPGHVQVFNSGLRSYRELPVRYGEFGGCHRNEPSGALHGIMRVRAFTQDDGHVFCTEAQIESEVTAFHRQALKVYRDFGFEDIAVKIALRPEKRLGGDDVWERAEAALRGALSACDVKWEELPGEGAFYGPKIEYHMKDCLGREWQVGTMQVDFMMPTRLGAQYVTEAGDRQPPVMLHRAIVGSMERFIGILIEHYAGAMPLWLAPHQAVVLNITDAQRDYVGKIEKRLQNTGLRVKSDLRNEKIGFKIREHTLQKVPYLLVVGDKEVETDSVAVRTRSGDDLGGMTVDAFIERVQAER, from the coding sequence ATGCCCATCGTGACCCTTCCCGACGGCAGCCAACGCCGTTACGACGCCCCGTTGAGTATCATGCAAGTCGCCGAGTCGATCGGCCCGGGCCTGGCCAAGGCCTGCGTTGCCGGCAAGATCAATGGTCGGCTGGTCGATGCCGCCGATCTCGTCGAAGACGATGCCGAGGTGGCGATCATCACCGCCCGTGATCCCGAAGGGCTCGAGATCATTCGCCACTCCTGCGCCCATTTGATCGGCCATGCCGTCAAGCAGCTTTATCCCGATGCCAAGATGGCTATCGGACCGGTGATCGAGGACGGCTTTTACTACGACATCGATTTCGGCCGCTCGGCGACCCCCGAGGATCTCGAGGCCATCGAGCAGCGCATGAAGCAGCTGATCGACAAGGGCTACGATGTCGTGCGCGAATACGTCGATCGCGATCAGGCGATGCTGACCTTCCTGCATCGCGACGAACCCTACAAGCAGGAAATCGTGCGCGAGATTCCCGAAGGCGAGACGATCCGTCTCTACCATCATGAGGAATACACGGACATGTGCCGTGGGCCTCATGTGCCCAACACCCGGCATCTCAAGGCCTTCAAGCTGACCAAGCTGGCCGGCGCCTACTGGCGGGGCGATGCCGAGAAGCCGATGCTGACGCGCATCTACGGCACGGCCTGGGACGACAGGAAACAGCTCAAAGCCTACCTCAAGCGCCTCGAGGAGGCCGAAAAGCGCGATCATCGCAAGCTGGCTCGCAAGCTCGACTTCTTCCATATGCAGGAAGAGGCGCCGGGCATGGTGTTCTGGCATCCGCGCGGCTGGACCCTGTGGCAGACGGTCGAACAGTACATGCGCAACGTCTACAAGGAGGGCGGCTATCAGGAGATCCGCTGCCCCCAGATCATGGACGTCTCGTTGTGGAAGAAATCCGGCCACTGGGACAACTACGCCGAGAACATGTTCTTCACCGAGTCGGAAAAACGCGAGTACGCGCTCAAGCCGATGAACTGCCCGGGCCACGTGCAGGTCTTCAATTCGGGGCTGCGCAGCTATCGCGAACTGCCGGTGCGTTACGGCGAGTTCGGCGGTTGTCACCGTAACGAGCCTTCGGGCGCGCTGCACGGCATCATGCGGGTACGGGCCTTCACCCAGGACGATGGCCACGTGTTCTGTACCGAGGCGCAGATCGAGTCCGAAGTCACCGCCTTTCATCGTCAGGCGCTCAAGGTCTATCGCGATTTCGGTTTCGAGGATATCGCCGTCAAGATCGCCCTGCGCCCCGAAAAGCGTCTGGGTGGCGATGACGTCTGGGAGCGTGCCGAAGCCGCGCTGCGAGGCGCGCTCTCCGCCTGTGACGTAAAATGGGAGGAGCTGCCGGGCGAAGGGGCCTTCTACGGGCCCAAGATCGAATATCACATGAAGGACTGCCTGGGGCGCGAGTGGCAGGTGGGCACCATGCAGGTCGATTTCATGATGCCGACACGCCTGGGTGCGCAGTACGTGACCGAAGCCGGCGATCGTCAGCCGCCGGTCATGCTCCACCGTGCCATCGTCGGTTCCATGGAGCGCTTTATCGGTATCCTCATCGAGCACTACGCCGGAGCGATGCCATTGTGGCTGGCGCCTCATCAGGCGGTGGTGCTGAACATCACCGATGCGCAGCGCGACTATGTCGGAAAAATCGAAAAACGCCTGCAAAATACCGGGCTGCGCGTCAAGTCGGACTTGAGGAACGAGAAGATCGGCTTTAAAATCCGCGAGCATACGTTGCAGAAGGTCCCCTATCTCCTTGTGGTTGGAGATAAGGAAGTCGAGACCGACTCGGTGGCCGTGCGCACGCGCAGCGGCGATGACCTGGGCGGCATGACGGTGGATGCCTTCATCGAGCGGGTGCAGGCCGAGCGGTAA